Proteins encoded together in one candidate division WOR-3 bacterium window:
- a CDS encoding tRNA 4-thiouridine(8) synthase ThiI, protein MISSRKAKAIGLFSGSLDSILATKLITEQGVNVVALHFQVPFAVPGRFPDSEQLQSLAELLGVSLVSVEVGAEYLDIIRAPQFGYTRYLAPCVDCRAYMLKKAKELMEEIKADFVFTGEVLGQQPFSQNKRSLKLLEKSTGLNGRLLRPLSAKILDPTIPELSGLVRRERFFDFHGQKRRRQIRLAREFGIVDYPIPGGGCLLTDSNFAARCRDALEHNELTLEEVKLLRYGRHFRLPSGAKVIVGRNEKENETLERLAAGQDVVVCKPVDVMGPVALYRAKRKTKKETELVARICARYSDAADGQTVKINCGGREIAVAVVKDDEVANGRIVWDRDWSREKEPMVDKENK, encoded by the coding sequence ATGATTTCCAGCCGGAAAGCAAAAGCGATTGGACTTTTTTCCGGAAGCCTGGACTCAATTCTGGCAACAAAGTTGATTACCGAGCAAGGTGTTAATGTTGTTGCCCTTCATTTTCAGGTGCCATTTGCGGTGCCGGGTCGATTTCCCGATAGTGAGCAGTTACAATCACTGGCAGAGTTGTTGGGGGTGAGTCTGGTTTCAGTAGAGGTTGGGGCAGAATATCTCGATATCATTCGCGCACCCCAGTTTGGCTATACCCGCTATCTGGCGCCCTGTGTTGACTGTCGGGCATATATGTTGAAAAAGGCAAAGGAGTTGATGGAGGAAATTAAAGCCGACTTTGTCTTTACCGGTGAGGTGCTGGGGCAACAGCCGTTTTCGCAAAACAAAAGGTCGCTAAAACTGCTGGAGAAAAGTACCGGGCTAAATGGCCGACTTTTGCGCCCGCTTTCCGCAAAGATTCTTGACCCAACAATTCCCGAATTGTCCGGTTTAGTACGGCGGGAGCGATTCTTTGATTTTCATGGTCAAAAGCGGCGCCGACAGATAAGACTGGCGCGGGAGTTCGGTATTGTTGATTATCCGATTCCGGGCGGCGGTTGCCTTTTGACCGACAGTAATTTTGCGGCGCGCTGTCGGGATGCGCTGGAACACAATGAGTTGACTTTAGAAGAGGTCAAACTGCTGCGTTACGGCAGGCATTTCCGGTTACCGAGTGGTGCAAAGGTGATTGTGGGCCGCAATGAAAAAGAGAACGAAACACTGGAGCGGCTCGCTGCCGGTCAGGATGTCGTTGTTTGCAAACCGGTTGATGTGATGGGTCCGGTTGCACTGTATCGGGCAAAAAGGAAAACCAAAAAGGAAACCGAGTTGGTCGCCCGAATCTGCGCCCGTTATTCGGACGCCGCCGATGGTCAGACCGTTAAAATAAACTGCGGCGGCCGGGAAATTGCCGTTGCGGTAGTAAAAGATGACGAGGTTGCGAACGGGCGCATTGTCTGGGACCGTGACTGGTCGCGGGAGAAAGAGCCGATGGTTGATAAGGAGAACAAATGA
- a CDS encoding NifU family protein: MNQETKEKVKKVIEEKVRPNLRMDGGDIELVDVTDEGVVKVRLKGACAHCPFSSMTVAVGVEQTIKEIVPEVVRIEPVI, translated from the coding sequence ATGAATCAAGAGACAAAGGAGAAAGTTAAAAAGGTGATTGAGGAAAAGGTGCGTCCCAACCTTAGAATGGATGGGGGTGACATTGAGTTGGTTGATGTTACCGATGAGGGGGTAGTTAAAGTCCGTCTTAAAGGTGCCTGTGCGCACTGCCCCTTTTCCAGCATGACCGTTGCCGTAGGGGTGGAACAGACGATAAAGGAAATCGTGCCGGAAGTGGTTCGAATCGAGCCGGTGATTTGA
- the rseP gene encoding RIP metalloprotease RseP — MATSILLVIIFIGVLITFHEFGHLIVAKLAHIPVESFSVGFGPVILKKKIGETEYRLSIIPLGGYIKMTGEENPEEGGFSQKPLGIRIAVIAAGPFFNLVLGFVLMVTMYLIFGIKYLPPVIDPVPNSRAESIGLLTADTIVNVAGETIPSFEALEQTLQAHTGKEVSLTVRRQNERLIFTYLVPESLDIEPFMAPVIDRVRSGSPAAKIGLKPGDRIISVAGINVRRWNDFVEIVRENGGKSIPITYQRQDKIISDSITPAVEKDQMSEEKFGQIGVWVMLPRISLSLPRALWEALRRTGYITVQTFVIIYKVVTRKISTRAIGGPIMVAKIAYEGASWGAEYFLALWALLSINLFVVNMLPIPVLDGGRIVLDLIGGIRRRRLTDKELTWASNIGWMLIGLLIAFTIFNDLLRLIKK, encoded by the coding sequence ATGGCAACATCAATCCTCCTGGTCATCATATTTATTGGTGTCCTCATTACCTTCCATGAGTTCGGTCATCTCATCGTTGCCAAACTTGCCCATATCCCGGTTGAATCGTTTTCCGTCGGTTTCGGTCCGGTAATCCTCAAAAAGAAAATCGGCGAAACCGAATATCGACTTTCCATCATTCCGCTGGGCGGTTACATCAAAATGACGGGCGAAGAAAATCCCGAAGAAGGCGGCTTCAGCCAAAAACCGCTCGGCATCCGCATTGCCGTTATCGCCGCCGGCCCATTTTTTAATCTCGTTTTAGGATTTGTCCTGATGGTTACAATGTATCTAATCTTCGGCATTAAGTACCTGCCGCCGGTAATCGACCCGGTTCCCAATTCCCGTGCCGAATCAATTGGACTCCTGACCGCGGACACAATCGTCAATGTTGCCGGTGAGACCATTCCCAGTTTTGAAGCACTGGAGCAAACTCTTCAGGCGCACACCGGCAAGGAAGTATCTTTGACGGTACGACGCCAGAACGAGCGCCTAATTTTTACTTATCTGGTTCCCGAGTCCCTTGACATTGAACCATTTATGGCGCCGGTCATTGACCGGGTAAGGTCGGGCAGCCCGGCGGCAAAAATTGGCTTGAAACCCGGTGACCGGATAATTTCTGTTGCCGGCATAAATGTCCGGCGCTGGAACGACTTTGTCGAAATTGTTCGCGAGAACGGCGGCAAGTCCATCCCCATAACCTATCAACGGCAGGATAAGATAATTTCCGATTCGATTACACCGGCGGTCGAAAAAGACCAGATGTCAGAGGAAAAGTTTGGCCAGATTGGCGTCTGGGTAATGTTACCACGAATCTCCCTCTCCCTGCCCCGTGCTCTGTGGGAAGCGTTGCGCCGAACCGGGTACATCACCGTTCAGACCTTTGTGATAATCTATAAAGTTGTTACCCGCAAAATTTCGACCCGGGCGATCGGCGGACCGATTATGGTTGCCAAAATTGCCTACGAAGGAGCATCATGGGGTGCCGAATACTTCCTTGCCCTCTGGGCGCTACTTTCCATCAATCTGTTTGTCGTCAATATGCTGCCGATACCCGTTCTCGATGGCGGCCGCATCGTCCTTGACCTCATCGGCGGTATTCGACGGCGCCGCCTCACCGACAAAGAACTGACCTGGGCATCAAACATCGGCTGGATGCTGATCGGACTCCTCATCGCATTTACAATCTTTAACGACCTGCTGAGGCTGATCAAAAAGTGA
- the dxr gene encoding 1-deoxy-D-xylulose-5-phosphate reductoisomerase, whose protein sequence is MTPKRVAVFGSTGSIGNATLEVIAHLPGKLKLVAITAHQAVRQICLQAQNYHPRYVVLTDPAAAESARAILAKKFKIQTGIDALSQLARSDEVDIIVMAMSGTAGIDAVITALKAGKTIALATKEILVSYGNLVTSLARKYRAQILPVDSELAALHQCLNGRDPDTVQRLILTASGGPFWQKGPPRNAPRETVLRHPVWKMGKKITVDSATLMNKGLEVIETVRLFGVKPQQVTTVIHPESIVHSLVEFKDGSILAQLSHPDMRLPIQYCLTYPERLPSLVKPLCLEQIRRLQFFPTDFHRFPCLKLAYEALAYGPIATCVLNAANETAVKAFLANKIAFGSIPGIIMKTLKKYMRSKKNTRVTLAALRQAENWAVAYARALIERSNC, encoded by the coding sequence ATGACGCCAAAAAGAGTCGCCGTTTTCGGTTCTACCGGCTCAATTGGTAACGCCACCCTTGAGGTGATCGCCCATCTTCCGGGAAAACTTAAACTGGTCGCAATCACCGCCCATCAGGCCGTCCGCCAGATTTGCCTCCAGGCACAAAATTATCATCCCAGATATGTTGTCCTCACCGACCCTGCCGCCGCAGAATCCGCCCGGGCGATATTAGCAAAAAAGTTCAAAATCCAGACCGGAATCGATGCCCTCTCACAACTCGCCCGCTCTGATGAGGTTGATATTATCGTAATGGCGATGAGCGGTACCGCGGGTATTGACGCCGTCATCACCGCTCTCAAAGCCGGCAAGACCATCGCCTTAGCCACAAAGGAAATCCTCGTCAGTTATGGCAATTTAGTAACCTCCCTTGCCCGGAAATACCGCGCCCAAATTTTACCTGTTGACTCGGAACTGGCGGCGTTACATCAATGCCTTAATGGCAGAGACCCCGACACCGTTCAAAGACTTATCCTGACCGCATCCGGCGGCCCTTTCTGGCAAAAAGGACCGCCCCGAAATGCTCCCCGGGAAACTGTCCTGCGCCACCCGGTATGGAAGATGGGCAAGAAGATTACCGTCGATTCGGCAACCCTGATGAACAAAGGTTTGGAAGTGATTGAAACCGTGCGTCTCTTCGGTGTCAAACCACAGCAGGTGACAACGGTCATTCACCCCGAGTCCATTGTTCACTCACTTGTCGAATTTAAAGACGGCTCAATCCTTGCCCAACTCTCTCATCCTGATATGCGACTGCCGATTCAGTATTGCCTCACATATCCTGAAAGGTTACCCTCACTGGTCAAACCCCTGTGTCTTGAACAAATCAGGCGGCTCCAATTCTTCCCGACCGATTTCCATCGTTTTCCCTGCCTTAAACTTGCCTACGAAGCCCTGGCATACGGACCTATTGCAACCTGTGTCCTCAACGCCGCTAACGAAACCGCCGTAAAGGCATTCCTTGCTAATAAAATTGCCTTTGGTTCAATTCCCGGTATAATTATGAAAACTTTAAAAAAGTATATGCGTTCAAAGAAAAATACCCGAGTAACACTTGCGGCATTGCGGCAAGCCGAAAATTGGGCAGTTGCCTATGCCCGGGCGCTTATTGAACGGAGTAACTGTTAA
- the ispD gene encoding 2-C-methyl-D-erythritol 4-phosphate cytidylyltransferase, translating into MVKNQFNYGIIVAAGQGKRFGGQKQFALVKNKPLLLYAVRPFEICSEVTGYVVVTNKSKIEAVSNLLRRYRSQKLLAVVAGGKERMDSVEQGLLNLPEKGYVAIHDGVRPLLKPEMLTQGFWACRRHPAVTFGIPIVDTVKKVNNRNQIVRTIDRSGLFAIQTPQFFSLEIIRRAYAYARAKKLTATDDCALVEQLKIKPQLLPGTPWNIKVTTKADLLLCQALL; encoded by the coding sequence ATGGTTAAAAACCAATTCAATTACGGTATCATTGTTGCCGCCGGTCAGGGAAAACGATTCGGCGGGCAAAAACAGTTTGCGCTCGTAAAAAACAAACCCCTGCTGCTCTACGCTGTTCGCCCCTTTGAAATCTGTTCCGAGGTAACCGGTTATGTCGTCGTAACAAACAAATCAAAGATCGAAGCCGTTAGCAATCTGCTCCGTCGTTATCGCAGCCAAAAACTGCTTGCGGTGGTTGCCGGTGGTAAAGAGCGGATGGATTCGGTAGAACAGGGTTTGTTAAACCTGCCCGAAAAAGGCTATGTGGCAATCCATGACGGTGTCCGTCCGCTACTTAAGCCCGAGATGCTAACTCAGGGATTTTGGGCTTGCCGTCGCCACCCTGCAGTCACCTTTGGCATTCCAATCGTTGACACCGTCAAGAAAGTAAACAATAGAAATCAGATTGTTCGCACCATCGACCGGTCCGGGCTGTTTGCCATTCAAACACCGCAATTTTTCTCTTTGGAAATCATCCGCCGCGCCTATGCTTACGCCCGGGCAAAAAAGCTAACTGCCACTGATGATTGCGCGCTTGTTGAACAGCTCAAAATCAAACCCCAACTGCTTCCCGGCACACCCTGGAACATCAAGGTAACAACGAAAGCTGACCTCCTCCTCTGTCAGGCACTGCTATGA
- the trpS gene encoding tryptophan--tRNA ligase, giving the protein MEKKRILTGDRPTGPLHLGHYIGSVAHRVRLQDEYETFIIIADVQALTTNFDHPEKLRQDVLNVAMDNIACGVDPNRATLFIQSMVPAIAELTIIYANLVTVQQLFHNPTIKTEAAQYHFEESMPYGFLGYPVSQAADITFCRAHLVPVGEDQAPHIELTRKIVRKFNSIYDTVLVEPEPILNPRLVGLDGNTKMSKSMGNAIYLSDPPEEITRKVNRAVTDPARIHPQDKGHPEVCVVFAYHSTFNKQEAADIEERCRQGKIGCVPCKKHLVEVLNQFLEPIRQRRLELEKHTDTVWDILLKGTQRAREEGEKTMALVRKAMKIDYF; this is encoded by the coding sequence ATGGAAAAGAAACGGATTCTCACCGGTGACCGGCCTACCGGTCCGCTTCATCTTGGTCATTACATCGGTTCGGTTGCTCACCGTGTCCGGCTTCAGGATGAGTATGAAACATTCATCATCATCGCCGATGTCCAGGCACTGACCACCAACTTTGACCATCCGGAAAAATTACGCCAGGATGTACTAAATGTCGCAATGGACAATATCGCCTGCGGCGTTGACCCGAACAGAGCAACGCTTTTCATCCAATCGATGGTCCCGGCAATTGCCGAACTGACAATCATCTATGCCAATCTCGTCACCGTGCAGCAACTTTTCCACAATCCGACAATCAAAACTGAAGCCGCTCAGTACCATTTTGAAGAGTCAATGCCTTACGGATTCCTTGGCTATCCGGTGAGTCAGGCGGCAGACATCACCTTCTGTCGCGCCCATCTGGTTCCCGTCGGCGAAGACCAAGCACCCCACATCGAACTGACCAGAAAAATCGTCCGCAAGTTCAACTCAATTTACGATACGGTGCTCGTTGAACCCGAGCCGATATTGAACCCCCGTCTGGTCGGGCTCGACGGTAACACCAAAATGTCAAAAAGTATGGGAAACGCGATTTACCTTTCTGACCCGCCAGAAGAAATTACTCGAAAAGTCAATCGGGCGGTGACCGACCCGGCACGCATTCACCCGCAGGACAAAGGCCATCCCGAGGTGTGCGTCGTATTTGCCTATCACAGTACCTTTAACAAACAAGAAGCAGCCGACATTGAAGAACGCTGCCGTCAGGGCAAAATCGGCTGTGTCCCCTGCAAAAAACACCTTGTCGAGGTTCTCAATCAGTTCCTCGAACCCATCCGGCAGCGCCGGCTCGAATTGGAAAAACATACCGATACCGTTTGGGATATCCTGCTAAAAGGTACCCAGCGTGCCCGCGAGGAAGGGGAAAAGACAATGGCACTGGTGCGTAAGGCGATGAAGATTGATTACTTCTAA
- a CDS encoding glycosyltransferase family 39 protein: MVGKRTLYTQRWVGAIVLGALLLRLVVAGIYRNRLSPGEIVKQPASESEYLRRAYIEIGDSQQYLELAKNLRQKLFFSWDGKTPVTFRTPGYPIFLALIDNNPVLLFVLQALFGALTVFFIFLIGAAWFGRRAGIVAAVLMALDLPAIAHTGMVMSETLFVFLLTVACWLFTVAWRKPAPVWGGLSGAVLGIAALTRPIALFAWVPFLVVLALRGRWKHGLLFFLGFVVMCGGWVVRNYRHYQRLGFSSIGGYNLLFYNAAALVADRAQIPFQEAREKLERDYAQNLTTDNPLELAGQLGRVATRLISSDPLRYAKVYLRGLLQIIVGVKSDEIVFRVRGSDLRLANFKDILRAHSLPLMTRLVAVLLAIIELLMTFGAVLGATVGLIKRRDLPVLFWALLGWYFLLAAAPLPDGRFKIPALPFFYLTCGGLIFPGRTTENEPG; this comes from the coding sequence TTGGTTGGTAAACGAACCCTGTACACCCAACGATGGGTGGGTGCGATTGTTCTCGGAGCGTTGCTTTTGCGGTTGGTGGTTGCCGGAATTTACCGGAATCGTCTTTCCCCGGGCGAAATTGTAAAACAGCCGGCTTCAGAATCAGAGTATCTGCGCCGGGCTTATATTGAAATCGGTGACTCCCAGCAGTATTTGGAACTGGCGAAAAATCTCCGTCAGAAACTTTTTTTCTCTTGGGATGGTAAAACGCCGGTGACTTTTCGGACCCCGGGTTATCCGATTTTTCTTGCCTTGATTGATAACAATCCAGTTTTACTATTTGTGCTGCAGGCGCTATTTGGTGCCCTGACCGTTTTTTTTATTTTTTTAATCGGTGCGGCATGGTTTGGCAGGCGAGCCGGTATCGTAGCGGCGGTTTTAATGGCATTGGACCTGCCGGCGATTGCCCATACGGGAATGGTGATGAGCGAAACGCTGTTCGTTTTTCTGCTAACTGTTGCCTGCTGGCTGTTTACCGTCGCCTGGCGAAAGCCGGCGCCAGTTTGGGGCGGCTTAAGCGGTGCCGTGCTAGGAATTGCGGCACTTACCCGGCCGATAGCGCTTTTTGCCTGGGTGCCTTTTCTCGTGGTACTGGCATTAAGAGGTCGCTGGAAACATGGGCTGCTTTTCTTTTTGGGGTTTGTCGTAATGTGTGGAGGCTGGGTGGTCAGGAACTACCGTCATTACCAGCGGCTAGGGTTCAGCTCTATCGGTGGTTACAATTTGCTTTTCTACAATGCCGCGGCACTGGTTGCCGACCGCGCCCAAATACCATTTCAGGAAGCGCGCGAAAAACTGGAGCGGGATTACGCACAAAATCTGACAACTGATAATCCACTGGAGTTAGCAGGACAACTCGGGAGAGTGGCAACCCGTCTTATAAGTTCTGACCCACTGCGTTACGCGAAAGTTTATTTGAGAGGACTGTTGCAAATCATCGTCGGTGTTAAATCGGATGAGATTGTTTTCCGGGTCAGGGGAAGTGACCTTCGGCTCGCGAATTTTAAGGATATTCTAAGGGCGCATAGCCTGCCGCTGATGACAAGATTGGTTGCGGTGCTGCTGGCGATAATTGAGTTGTTAATGACTTTTGGTGCAGTTCTCGGGGCAACGGTGGGATTGATTAAACGGCGGGATTTGCCGGTGTTGTTTTGGGCGCTGCTTGGCTGGTACTTTCTTCTTGCGGCAGCACCCTTGCCCGATGGCCGCTTTAAAATTCCCGCCCTGCCGTTTTTTTATCTGACCTGCGGTGGGTTGATTTTCCCGGGCAGGACAACGGAAAACGAACCGGGATGA
- a CDS encoding glycosyltransferase family 2 protein: MKRRPSVSLIFINYNSTDFLERALLSLEQAEPELDKEIIVVDNCSYDRESVKRLCGRFFCRLVLLNKNRGYGAAANRGFLHARGDFITVVNPDVEFTPQALSRLVAFMNENDDVGVVAPQLLYPDRTPQPSSRRLPKLRYILAGRRSPLVRLFPRYAPAQEFLYTDVWQQTAPVEVEAVIGTLMVFRRTAFVSVGGFDENYFMFAEDLDICQRLREQGWKVYLEPGVKIVHYYGGVRRRWRRFTEFHRIKALYRFFIRGKSRMIKIFYAVAFAGYFFIIEGGGLVGLGEYEYSWRLRAKR; encoded by the coding sequence GTGAAGAGAAGGCCATCGGTTTCACTGATTTTTATAAACTACAATTCAACCGATTTTTTGGAAAGGGCGTTGTTGAGTCTTGAACAAGCCGAGCCGGAACTGGACAAGGAGATAATAGTTGTTGATAATTGCTCTTATGATAGAGAGTCGGTCAAGCGTTTATGCGGGCGGTTTTTTTGTCGACTGGTGCTTTTGAATAAAAACCGTGGTTACGGCGCCGCCGCAAATCGAGGTTTTTTACACGCCCGGGGTGATTTTATTACCGTTGTCAATCCCGATGTTGAGTTTACACCGCAGGCGCTAAGTCGACTGGTCGCATTTATGAACGAGAACGACGATGTCGGAGTGGTAGCGCCCCAGCTTTTATATCCTGATCGAACACCGCAACCCTCTTCCCGGCGTCTGCCCAAATTGCGCTACATACTCGCGGGCCGGCGTTCCCCTCTGGTGCGGTTGTTTCCACGGTATGCGCCGGCACAGGAATTTCTTTACACCGATGTCTGGCAACAAACAGCGCCGGTTGAGGTTGAAGCGGTTATCGGGACATTGATGGTTTTTCGGCGCACCGCCTTTGTTTCCGTTGGTGGGTTTGATGAAAATTATTTTATGTTTGCCGAGGACCTTGATATCTGTCAGCGACTTCGCGAACAGGGCTGGAAGGTTTACCTGGAGCCCGGGGTAAAAATCGTCCATTACTATGGTGGGGTGCGGCGCCGCTGGCGACGATTTACTGAGTTTCACCGAATTAAAGCCCTCTACCGTTTTTTCATAAGAGGAAAAAGCCGAATGATAAAAATTTTTTATGCGGTGGCTTTTGCGGGCTACTTTTTTATTATTGAGGGTGGGGGATTGGTGGGGTTGGGTGAGTATGAATACTCCTGGCGTTTACGGGCTAAGAGATGA
- the wbaP gene encoding undecaprenyl-phosphate galactose phosphotransferase WbaP: MRRIKGALSVLILVVGDLVAVFVSFVLGYLFRALLSGNGLSGGVAPEALFSRVYFLLLYPFVFVYEGLYTKRLQVWEERRRCLRGVIVASALLTIVLFMVRLWIVSRFVVLLAMVLGIVLVPLVRTVLKRLLVRVGFFNQPLIIVGDPHAEEMFNRELQVHQTLGYSVVQRLGRKDENETVEMLLARADIPDGALMVVMSQSFSPEELKKIFRYAEEHCAELMVVPDASLLATSAAELEQVGSLLVLKYHYNLLRPLNIWTKQIFEFVFGLILMILFLPLFLILSLLVKISSPGPVLFRQKRIGKAGRTFTCFKFRTMYQDAENRLKELLEKNPIKRAEWERFRKIVDDPRITPVGKFLRRFSLDELPQLINVLKGEMAIVGPRPYLPEEVHRVGDYIKTIVRVRPGLTGLWQVSGRSELPMRDRVLLDEFYIRNWSLWLDFSIVIRTIKAVLTGRGAY; encoded by the coding sequence ATGAGAAGGATTAAAGGGGCGCTTTCCGTTTTAATACTGGTTGTTGGTGATTTAGTTGCGGTGTTCGTGAGTTTCGTTTTAGGCTATTTGTTCCGGGCTTTGCTTTCGGGAAACGGGCTTTCGGGTGGGGTGGCACCAGAGGCGCTTTTCAGCCGGGTCTATTTTTTGTTACTCTACCCGTTTGTTTTTGTCTACGAAGGGCTTTACACCAAGCGGTTACAGGTCTGGGAAGAGCGGAGACGCTGTCTGCGGGGCGTGATCGTGGCGAGCGCATTACTGACCATTGTTTTGTTTATGGTCCGGCTCTGGATTGTTTCCCGATTTGTTGTGCTGCTGGCGATGGTACTTGGTATCGTGCTCGTTCCGCTCGTCCGGACGGTGCTGAAACGACTTTTAGTACGGGTTGGATTTTTTAACCAACCGTTAATAATAGTCGGGGACCCGCATGCTGAGGAGATGTTCAATCGAGAGTTGCAGGTTCATCAGACACTGGGTTATTCGGTTGTGCAGCGCCTTGGCCGAAAAGACGAGAACGAGACGGTGGAGATGCTCTTGGCGCGAGCCGATATCCCAGATGGCGCTTTGATGGTGGTTATGAGCCAGTCTTTCTCTCCTGAGGAATTGAAGAAGATTTTCCGTTACGCCGAGGAGCATTGTGCGGAGTTGATGGTCGTGCCTGATGCCAGTTTACTGGCGACATCTGCTGCGGAACTGGAACAGGTCGGGAGCCTTTTGGTGTTGAAGTACCACTACAATTTGCTGCGGCCATTGAACATCTGGACGAAACAGATATTTGAATTTGTCTTCGGGTTGATATTGATGATTTTATTTTTGCCCCTTTTTTTGATTTTATCGCTTTTGGTCAAAATTTCTTCACCCGGACCGGTACTTTTCCGTCAGAAACGGATTGGCAAGGCCGGCAGAACTTTCACCTGTTTCAAGTTTCGCACGATGTATCAGGATGCCGAGAACAGACTCAAGGAGTTGTTGGAGAAAAATCCAATAAAGAGGGCAGAATGGGAGCGGTTTCGTAAAATCGTTGACGACCCGCGCATCACACCGGTCGGTAAATTCCTGCGCCGTTTCAGTCTTGATGAACTGCCGCAACTAATTAATGTGCTAAAAGGCGAAATGGCGATTGTTGGTCCGCGTCCTTACCTTCCGGAAGAGGTGCATCGGGTTGGTGACTACATCAAGACCATTGTTCGGGTTCGGCCGGGTTTGACCGGTTTATGGCAGGTATCAGGCCGGTCTGAACTGCCAATGCGTGACCGGGTTTTGCTTGATGAGTTTTATATCCGGAACTGGTCGCTCTGGCTCGA